The Methanothrix soehngenii GP6 genome has a window encoding:
- a CDS encoding type II toxin-antitoxin system HicB family antitoxin codes for MLTLTAVIRRDEDMYVAECPEVGTASQGKTIEEAVKNLKEATELYLEEFPLKITDRSFITTFEVTEVAET; via the coding sequence ATGCTTACACTAACTGCAGTAATTCGAAGAGACGAGGATATGTATGTTGCTGAGTGCCCGGAGGTGGGGACGGCGAGTCAGGGGAAGACCATTGAAGAGGCAGTAAAAAACCTCAAGGAGGCTACCGAGCTTTATTTAGAGGAGTTTCCGCTAAAGATCACTGATAGATCTTTCATAACTACCTTTGAGGTAACCGAAGTTGCCGAAACTTAG
- a CDS encoding type II toxin-antitoxin system HicA family toxin, translating to MPKLRGISGEIVIKVLCNHFGFMVSGQSGSHVRLSKVTAQGKIGTVVPMHDELKPGTLRSVLKLAKVDPGEFAEYL from the coding sequence TTGCCGAAACTTAGAGGCATCTCCGGAGAAATCGTTATCAAAGTCTTATGCAATCACTTTGGGTTCATGGTTTCAGGACAGTCAGGGAGCCATGTCAGGCTCTCGAAGGTCACGGCACAAGGCAAGATAGGTACAGTCGTCCCGATGCACGATGAGCTTAAGCCAGGAACACTGAGAAGCGTTCTGAAGCTCGCGAAGGTCGATCCAGGTGAATTTGCAGAGTACCTGTAA
- the cas6 gene encoding CRISPR system precrRNA processing endoribonuclease RAMP protein Cas6: protein MGDISLSQFEAKILFDSDADLSRWSGNTLRSGFGAHLRSLVCIQRNADGAKETAACENCPLQKACVYDYFYNSHPPEGVKVLRKQNDIPRPFVFDPPISGRHSAGSANDFRFTLIGRGVEYLPYFLLALRNLGESGMSRGYRLGYGKYRIESVDSIGYGARNNIFSADTVFNRAIPLSYQEMIKGSAEHRGDLIVRFLTPAQIKEDDRFTAAPSFRGLISRLLFRANALAEFYGSGMLYDNEQVLAILGACRLVSIIKANTEEVIAKRYFHKQKMKKLSLPPFFVGEITYRGEFSREVMALLELGRLIHVGKMATFGNGMYEVKV from the coding sequence ATGGGTGATATATCACTATCTCAGTTCGAGGCAAAAATTTTATTCGACTCCGACGCGGACCTCTCCCGATGGTCGGGAAATACGCTGCGCAGTGGCTTTGGAGCCCACCTCAGATCTCTGGTATGCATCCAGAGGAATGCAGATGGCGCAAAAGAGACTGCAGCCTGCGAGAACTGCCCGCTTCAAAAGGCATGCGTTTATGATTACTTCTATAACAGCCACCCTCCGGAAGGGGTTAAGGTGCTGAGAAAGCAAAACGATATCCCTAGGCCTTTTGTATTCGACCCACCCATATCTGGGAGGCATTCTGCCGGATCGGCAAATGACTTCAGGTTCACCCTGATCGGGCGGGGTGTGGAGTATCTCCCCTACTTCCTGCTTGCTCTGCGGAATCTGGGCGAGAGCGGAATGAGCCGGGGATACCGTCTGGGCTATGGCAAGTATCGCATAGAATCAGTGGACTCCATCGGATACGGTGCCCGCAACAATATCTTCTCTGCAGACACTGTATTCAACCGGGCCATTCCTCTGAGCTACCAGGAGATGATCAAAGGCTCTGCAGAGCATAGGGGAGACCTTATAGTGCGCTTTTTAACCCCCGCGCAGATCAAGGAGGACGACAGGTTCACGGCCGCCCCCAGCTTCCGGGGGTTGATCTCCCGATTGCTCTTCCGGGCCAATGCCCTGGCCGAGTTCTACGGATCTGGGATGCTGTATGACAACGAGCAGGTGCTGGCCATCCTTGGCGCCTGTCGGTTGGTGAGCATTATAAAAGCGAACACCGAGGAGGTCATAGCAAAGAGATATTTCCACAAGCAGAAGATGAAAAAGCTGAGTCTTCCCCCATTCTTCGTCGGGGAGATCACCTATCGAGGAGAGTTCTCCCGTGAGGTCATGGCACTTTTGGAGCTGGGCAGGCTCATCCATGTGGGGAAGATGGCAACCTTTGGGAACGGGATGTATGAGGTTAAGGTATGA